Proteins encoded within one genomic window of Rhododendron vialii isolate Sample 1 chromosome 1a, ASM3025357v1:
- the LOC131299866 gene encoding serine--tRNA ligase, with protein MLDINLFREDKGHNPEIIRESQRRRFASVDLVDEVIRLDKEWRLRLFEFEQCRKDINKINKDIGNLKIAGKDSSELIKSSDEKKQLTAEKEIEVQEAQAALSSKLEIIGNLVHDSVPISNDEANNVIIRSWGQKRVEPKLKNHVELVELLGIADTKKGANVAGGRGFYLKGDGVRLNQALINFGLDFLEKRGYTSLQTPFFMRKDIMAKCAQLAQFDEELYKVTGEGEDKYLIATAEQPLCAYHLDDWIHPSQLPLRYAGYSSCFRKEAGSHGRDTLGIFRVHQFEKVEQFCLTSPNGNESWDMHEEMIKNSEEFYKMLNIPYQVVAIVSGALNDAAAKKYDLEGWYPASNTYRELVSCSNCTDYQSRRLEIRFGQKKSNEQAKQYVHLLNSTLTATERTMCCILENYQREDGVEIPEVLRDFMGGKTFLPFPNNPEKEAKGKKSKA; from the exons GCCTGTTTGAGTTCGAACAATGCAGGAAAGATATTAACAAGATTAACAAAGACATCGGCAATCTGAAAATC GCAGGTAAGGATTCAAGTGAATTGATTAAAAGTAGTGATGAGAAAAAACAATTGACTgcggagaaagaaatagaagtTCAGGAGGCTCAAGCTGCACTGTCTTCAAAATTGGAAATAATTGGAAATTTGGTGCATGATTCAGTTCCAATTAGCAATGACGAG GCAAATAATGTCATAATCCGCTCTTGGGGGCAGAAGCGGGTGGAACCCAAACTAAAAAATCACGTTGAGCTTGTTGAGCTTCTTGGTATTGCAGATACAAAGAAAG GTGCTAATGTGGCGGGAGGTAGAGGATTTTACCTGAAAGGAGATGGTGTACGCCTTAATCAAGCCCTAATTAATTTTGGTCTGGATTTTCTGGAAAAAAGGGGATATACGTCACTGCAGACTCCATTCTTCATGAGGAAGGATATCATGGCAAAATGTGCTCAATTAGCACAGTTTGATGAAGAGCTTTACAAG GTAACTGGTGAGGGAGAGGACAAATATTTGATCGCCACTGCTGAGCAGCCGCTTTGTGCGTATCATCTGGATGATTGGATCCATCCATCACAGCTACCGTTAAG GTATGCTGGATATTCATCTTGCTTCCGCAAAGAAGCAGGTTCACATGGTCGAGATACTCTTGGAATTTTCCGTGTTCATCAGTTTGAGAAAGTGGAGCAATTCTGTCTTACTAGCCCAAATGGCAATGAATCGTGGGACATGCATGAGGAAATGATTAAAAACTCTGAGGAGTTTTACAAGATG CTAAACATACCCTATCAAGTTGTGGCTATTGTTTCGGGTGCTTTGAATGATGCAGCTGCAAAGAAGTATGATTTGGAAGGATGGTATCCTGCATCAAATACTTACAGAGAACTTGTGTCCTGTTCAAACTGTACTGACTATCAGTCCAGAAGATTAGAGATTAGATTTGGACAGAAAAAG AGTAATGAGCAGGCTAAGCAGTATGTTCATCTGTTGAACTCTACCCTCACAGCGACAGAGAGGACTATGTGCTGCATCCTTGAGAATTACCAGAGGGAAGATGGTGTTGAGATTCCAGAAGTGCTGCGAGATTTCATGGGTGGAAAGACCTTCCTCCCTTTCCCTAACAACCCTGAGAAAGaagcaaaagggaaaaaatccaAGGCTTGA